The following are encoded in a window of Gammaproteobacteria bacterium genomic DNA:
- a CDS encoding DUF1488 family protein, which translates to MNQGILFNDDMNWDETAQQVSFSAQYGGALVQCYLSATYLKTLAINSSDKQELINQCQLVQFDIEEDAQQAIDDEHLNDKNELWL; encoded by the coding sequence ATGAATCAAGGCATCTTGTTTAATGACGACATGAATTGGGACGAGACGGCGCAACAGGTTTCGTTTAGTGCTCAGTATGGTGGCGCATTAGTGCAATGTTATCTAAGTGCTACTTATTTAAAGACGCTAGCTATTAATAGTAGTGACAAGCAAGAGTTGATTAATCAATGTCAGTTGGTTCAATTTGATATTGAAGAAGATGCCCAGCAAGCGATTGATGATGAGCATCTGAATGATAAAAACGAATTGTGGCTCTAA